A section of the Pochonia chlamydosporia 170 chromosome 2, whole genome shotgun sequence genome encodes:
- a CDS encoding demethoxyubiquinone hydroxylase (similar to Trichoderma reesei QM6a XP_006966403.1), with the protein MSSPRCLSRPIRSLSSPRLLCSHSRRPISTTPSPLAQASEPPNTKKHKPLTKEQREFLSSALRVNQAGELAATLIYKAQTPPIVRQHPHLRPLMAHMYDQEAGHFTTFNELIHKHRVRPTALYPLWSVLATGLGWSTALMGREAAMACTEAVETEIGDHYNSQIRELLEMITQWEAEGYEVSTEISELVSTLRRIRDEELEHLDHAVEHDAKKAEPHWLLTGVIRAGCRGAIWVSERV; encoded by the exons ATGTCCTCACCACGGTGCCTATCACGGCCCATACGGAGCCTCTCCTCTCCCAGGCTCCTCTGCTCTCACTCCCGTCGACCAATTTCAACCACACCATCTCCCCTCGCACAAGCTTCCGAACctcccaacaccaagaaACACAAACCCTTGACGAAAGAACAGCGCGAGTTTCTCTCCTCCGCA CTCCGCGTCAACCAAGCTGGCGAACTAGCCGCAACACTCATCTACAAAGCCCAAACGCCGCCCATCGTCCGACAACATCCTCACCTCCGTCCGCTCATGGCCCACATGTACGACCAGGAAGCCGGCCACTTTACAACATTCAACGAACTCATCCACAAGCACCGCGTGCGTCCTACGGCCTTGTATCCGCTGTGGTCTGTCCTGGCCACCGGTCTAGGATGGTCGACTGCCCTGATGGGTCGTGAGGCCGCCATGGCGTGTACGGAGGCGGTAGAGACTGAAATTGGAGACCACTATAATAGCCAGATTCGGGAGTTATTGGAGATGATTACGCAGTGGGAGGCGGAGGGCTACGAAGTTAGTACCGAAATTAGCGAGTTGGTATCAACGCTGAGGCGGATACGAGACGAGGAGCTGGAACATTTGGATCATGCTGTCGAGCATGATGCCAAGAAAGCCGAGCCGCATTGGTTATTGACGGGTGTTATAAGGGCAGGATGTAGGGGAGCGATTTGGGTGAGTGAGCGGGTTTGA
- a CDS encoding RNA polymerase II transcription elongation factor Rtf1p (similar to Cordyceps militaris CM01 XP_006665745.1), which translates to MSDIEDELLALAGGDSEDEGSVRSRSGSASPRRSKNDSGKAKKSKRRARQDDSEEEGEASSAPSSPNSLESAPMDESDSDAEPAPRGVGGADEDDKYPVDGRFTSEAEKAEIMAMREVDRERILAERIEEVENQRRTRLLRQMIERAERKTVKKKRSADAAELEDGQRKTSRQRTGKANESAMDSLRRARAEKAKRKEEKSHGRSYSPARRGSDVEESDDDFGRARSRTPEKEQEKEAPAPELKDFDRVRLGRNEFAQVCSTPGFEPAITGCYIRIALGPHPDTGVEQYRMAVIKGFTTNRPYALTGPNGPFVTDQYVKAAHGKAVKEFPFIAASSGKFTENELNRYQVTCTNESVKLPTKAYLTDKIDEINNLINHKWTSEEIKARLSKRNELKRRFDPSERERVAKLLDEAVTRGDEAKAQELQDELEQLGSQRLAFRTSLGSAKSIDAPRATTEQDRLAERNRENRRMNAELVRKAQLKEKARSREIEMALKRGEQVAEDPSRRLRTKAKFVHDVNDTPQKPSATGSEVSTPANGTPKVSATKPEMQSHLAKLQEKNYSESNGVPTIHKPLMDDDVIGALDLDIDVEI; encoded by the exons ATGTCCGATATCGAAGACGAACTTCTGGCCCTTGCGGGTGGTGATTCTGAAGATGAGGGCTCCGTCCGGAGCCGCAGCGGCTCAGCGTCGCCGCGTCGCTCTAAAAACGATTCCGGCAAAGCGAAGAAGTCGAAGCGGCGCGCGAGGCAGGATGACTCCGAAGAGGAAGGTGAAGC ATCCTctgctccatcatcacccaacTCATTGGAATCAGCGCCCATGGATGAGTCCGATTCAGATGCCGAACCAGCGCCAAGGGGTGTGGGAGGcgccgacgaagacgatAAATACCCCGTTGACGGCAGGTTTACGAGTGAGGCGGAAAAGGCTGAAATCATGGCCATGCGAGAAGTCGACCGAGAACGCATCCTTGCCGAACGTATCGAAGAGGTTGAAAATCAACGCCGCACTCGCCTCCTTAGGCAAATGATTGAGAGAGCAGAGCGAAAGACTGTCAAAAAGAAGCGCAGCGCCGACGCGGCAGAGTTGGAAGACGGCCAGCGAAAGACGTCACGACAACGTACTGGTAAAGCCAACGAGTCTGCTATGGACTCTCTCCGTAGAGCGCGCGCCGAGAAAGCGAAGCGTAAGGAGGAGAAATCGCATGGCCGGTCATATTCCCCAGCAAGACGTGGCTCGGATGTCGAAGAGAGCGATGATGACTTCGGTCGCGCCAGGTCACGCACGCCcgagaaggagcaggagaaggaggccCCAGCCCCCGAGCTGAAGGACTTTGATCGCGTGCGCTTGGGCAGGAATGAATTTGCTCAAGTTTGCTCTACGCCTGGGTTCGAACCTGCCATTACGGGATGCTACATTCGTATTGCTTTGGGACCACATCCAGACACTGGCGTTGAGCAATATCGCATGGCGGTTATCAAGG GCTTCACGACTAACAGACCATATGCTCTTACCGGACCTAATGGGCCGTTTGTTACTGATCAGTACGTCAAAGCAGCACATGGCAAGGCCGTGAAGGAGTTTCCGTTTATTGCTGCATCAAGCGGCAAGTTTACTGAG AACGAACTCAACCGATACCAAGTGACCTGTACCAACGAGAGCGTCAAGCTGCCTACCAAGGCATATTTGACAGACAAGATTGATGAGATCAACAACCTGATCAACCATAAGTGGACAAGTGAAGAAATCAAAGCTCGATTGTCCAAGAGGAATGAGCTGAAGCGACGTTTCGATCCTAGCGAAAGGGAACGTGTTGCCAAACTCCTGGATGAAGCAGTAACGCGAGGTGACGAAGCCAAGGCGCAAGAACTCCAGGACGAGCTGGAACAGCTCGGCAGCCAAAGGCTAGCCTTTAGAACGTCGCTGGGCTCAGCCAAGAGCATTGATGCACCCAGAGCCACAACAGAGCAAGACCGTCTGGCAGAGCGCAACCGCGAAAACAGACGAATGAACGCCGAGCTCGTCCGCAAGGCGcagctcaaggagaaggcCAGGTCTCGCGAGATTGAAATGGCCCTTAAGCGGGGCGAGCAAGTTGCTGAAGACCCGTCTCGCCGACTCCGTaccaaggccaagtttgtCCACGATGTTAACGACACGCCGCAAAAGCCGTCTGCTACGGGGAGCGAAGTCAGCACGCCTGCCAACGGAACGCCCAAAGTATCTGCTACAAAACCCGAGATGCAGTCTCACCTTGCAAAGCTCCAGGAGAAGAATTACTCGGAGAGTAATGGCGTTCCAACGATTCACAAGCCGCTtatggatgatgatgtgattgGCGCCTTGGATCTCGACATTGACGTGGAGATATAA